The Bdellovibrio sp. ZAP7 DNA segment GCTGGGGTACGCCGATCCTTTCAGGCAAATACGGCACCAACTACAAAGCCAGAGCCTTAATGAAGAAATTGGGATTCGATACCACGGCTCCGCAAGATATGTCCTTCGCCAGAGCGCTGGTCGACGGGCGGGGGGAGCGCTTAAATGGGAGCTTCAAATATCTTTTGAAGTTTCCGAAAAACCAAACGCCACCAGTTCATGGTTTCTGGTCGCTGTCCCTGTATAACACCAGAAAATTTTTTGTACCTAATCCGCTTGAAAGATATTCGTTGGGAAGTGGGCAACACTTGAAAACGAATCCGGATGGTTCTATCGATATTTACGTACAAGCCGTTTCTCCGGGCAAAACGCTGGAATCCAACTGGTTGCCTGCCCCGGCTGGTGAAGACTTCAATTTGGTGATGCGGATGTATTGGCCAAATCAATCAGTCCTTGATGGCACCTGGAAGATTCCGGCTCTGGAAAAAATACCGGAGTTTAAAAATCTCTCTGAAAATTTGTATTAGAATTACTTGGTTTTTTTTAAGGCGACGTTGAGGTCTTTGGCGAGATCCTGGAAGTAGTCGCCTTCGCGAAGTTTAATTTCCACAGGTTCCGCCGCGTCCTCGGGACGAGTTGCCTTATTGATGATGCGACGGATATTGAAAAGGGGACCCACGATTTTCGAAGTCACACGGTTCGTCAGGTAAAAACCCGCAACCAGGCACACGGCAACCACGATAAATTCGTTCATTAAAAACATAACTTTATGGCGACCAATAAATTCGGCAATCGACATCGAACCGTATTCGCCAGCCAAGGCTTTTTCTTCAAGCTTGCTTACCAACACCCAGCCCGCAATTACTTGGGCCAAAAAAATCCCGGTCACAAAAAGACCCACAAACATCAAGGCGTCGTATTGAACCTCGCGGTTGACAATCAATTTGCGGCGATGTTTTAAGATTCCCATTTTTAAGTCCTTGGCTTGCGTTTCTTTAAATATATCGTGATGCAGATGTACTTGTTGGATATTTCTAAGGAACTGCAGCGGCATTCTCAATTTAAGACGCCGCTGTCAGTTTCCTATCCATTTATTTTGGGAATAAATAGAATGCTTCGTCGACCATTTCATTCACTGTGTTGAACTTGTTTTCGTCCGGTGTCTTGAAGTGATCAAGTCCCACTTTACCTAAAATTTTAAACGGCGAAATATTCTGCTGAGAAAGGATCTCAAACTCTGCAGAAAACGGCGTAGAAAGTGTCGGAGACACGGTCTTTTTGTTCACTTTTACAAAGTAAATTCCTCCGCCTAAACCGTCGGCTAAAAACGGAATATTTGGTGCGGTCCCGGCCCCGATATAAGCGAAGTAAAGGTCTGTCGAAGTGGATAGGGAAATATGATCTTTTAAAGGTGAATCTAAAGCATGGGTATAGTGGTCGACAAATTCGCGGGCAAATTCATCGGCAATACCACGTCGGTCATAGCGATTGTCGTTCAAGGCTTTACGAATACGATTTGCCAGAGTATCGAAACCGGGAAGCATCTTGCGCAGTTGCGCCTCTAAGAATTTGGGTTGATACGTTGTATCGCCCTGATGTTTGCTGACCTCGTTAATCCAAGCTTTGAAAGACTCATAACCTGGTAAGGCTTTCGCCAAATTAATATAAGACTGATTTGAAATGAAGCCCGTCTTTTCCACAGACGCCATGTCGCTGCGTAAAAGAACGATATCGGCGTCACCGCGAGCGGCAATGGCTTCCTTCAAGGTCGGGTAGGCCAAGTTAGTATAAGAGATATACTTTTCGAGGAACGTCACGCGCGGAGCTTTTTTGATTGTGATCTGAATCGCAGAAGGGGCGCTTTCAATCTGCTTTTGTCCTTCAGCGAGCAAAGTCTTGGCTGCTTGGAAGTACTTCTCACGGCTGACCATGATCTTGTTTAAATGCGCTATATTATTCACTTCTAATGCATATTCAGTGTACTGTTGGAATTTTAATTCCATGAACTGGTACTGCGCCACGATGTCTGATAAGGAAGCTCCCGTGCGGGTTTCAAAGCTCTTTTCATAGTCTGTGTGCCAGCCACGAGTCTGCGCCAGGATCGCCATTGGGTCCGTGTCTTTGATCGTGATTGCGTTTTCAAAAACGCGTACCTGCCAAGGATGCAAATAGATTTTGCCTTTCTCATTGGCGTCTTTAATGACGTTATAGTCCACGATTTCGATGTCTTTAGGATCGATTTTTTGAGCCTGGACATCCAAGACATACTGCATGTGATCTCTAAAGATATTTCGATGCGCCAACGTCAAACTGCGACGGGCAAACGTGTGGGGAGCCAGGTCTCCACCCTCACCATAAAGAAGATATGTGCGGTCTGCGATCGGATAAAGCTTTCCGTTAAAGAGGGCATGGGGGATACCCATTTGGTTATAAAAGAAACCATCCGTCAGCATGGTGTAATTCGCATTGCCGATTTTAACGAACTTATTTCTAGAGGAAATCGTGTCGTTCATCCACTTGAATTTCTTTTTCATGGCTTTATCAAGCTCTATGCGCTTGGCTTCTTTGCCATAGGTTGTTGTGGTCGGTAAAATCGCTGTGCGCGGGGTTGAGTCACGGTTGATATTGTTCACCGTGGGTACTGCAGGATCTGTGAAAGTCACTTCGCGAACCATCTCACCGAACTCAGCAACACTGTTTCTGAAGAGTTGTTTCCAGGTTGGCAGATCATAGTAAATGTCATAGCCCGGGAAGGTATTCATTACACCTGGATAGCCAGCTTCCTGCAAAATGCGGTTCGCAAAAAGCATCGAGGTTCTGCCATTGCCATCAATAAATGGATGAATCGAAACAAAGCGATATTGAAACTCTGCCGCCAGATCAATCGGATCCATGGTGTTTTTATTTTGATAGTACCAAGTCGAAAGCTCGCTGATGGCTTTGCCGACAGTTTTGTAGTCTCCATACACAATCCAACCGCGACGCTTGTCTTTGCGACTGAGTGGGTAAGGAAGTTCGATGAATTTTTTAATCCAAGGATTGGCTTTCAAGGCCAGATACTGAGATTCCTTCAGCGGATGCAGGATGGGATCGCCCCCCACGTTTTGACGAACTTTAAATCCCGTCGTATTGCCGATCGACATGTTCTTCGGCATAATTTTTCCCATCAGACTCGCTTCTTTTTTCAAGCCTTCGGAACCCAGTTCATGGATGCGCATGATAAGACTGCGGCTGATATCCAAACGCCCAATAGGAATAGAATTCAAGTGATCGCGTGCATTGGCGTAAGCTTTGTAGTTTTCAAGGCCCCAGATTTCAGTTCCGTGCTTGCCATCTTCCTGGCCACGCTTCAAAGAACGATTCGAATAAAAGCGCAGGAAATCAATTTCAGCATCGAGCCATTTATCCCAACTTAATTTCTGATTGATCGTGGTAAACGTGGCTGGAGCTGCCGGATCCAAAAGAGGCGGAGTAAGATCCGTGTCCATGAAAACAGCTGAACAACTTAAACCCTCTGACGCGGGGCCTCGGGGATCCACACAAGCTTCGTTCACCGCGACAGGCGAAGGCGACTGACAAGATGTAAGAATCAGAGAAAGTGCCGAAATTGTTGTGAAAAATCTGTTTTTCATATGCTTCTAAAATCGGAACTAATGTGAATAACCTTGAGGGGCATATTATTGTTGCAATCCTCTGTTTTCCCGACAAAGGTAGAGCCCTGTTTACTTCTGGAGGGGAAATATGAAGTGGGCAATTTTTGCCGGGTTGATGCTGTCAGCATCCCTAAGCCAAGCTATTTGCATTCAGACATTTAACACTTACGGTCCGCTTTACGCGCCCAATATTGCGTCTCGATCTGAAGCGCTTTCAAAGGAAATTTTAACCGCCCCCTGCGATGTGATTCATTTTCAAGAGGTGTGGAATTCTGGGCAACAAAATGTGATCGTGGACATTTTGCAACCTCGTTACAACATTAGCGCTCCCAATATGGATTTGAAAATTGGTCTCATGGCATTGACCAAGGGCCAAATCAATTACACGGACGTTTACACATTCGTGCTTAATTCAGACAGCTTCATGGATTCTTTAAAAGACATCATGGGCGTAAAAAAAGGTTTCATGAATATGGTGGTGCAGTTGCCAGGAGTGGCGACGCCTATTCTTGCCACCAACGTTCACACGCATCCTTTGTCGGGGGCTGTGCGTATTACTCAGATTCTGGACATTTACCAATGGCGTTTACGTCATTTGGACTATCCATGGGTGATGACCGGGGACTTTAACTTCACGGCGGAGTCTTTCGAGTGGAAATTTTTTAAACTCTTGATGGGTGTTCGCGATGTGCAGGAAGAAACTGTTGGTTATAACGGTCAGTGCACATTCTGTGGTTCACAAAATCCTTTGTCTGATGAAAAAGGCAATTGGGTGTTAGATTATATCTTTGTTTCCAACATCACAAAAAACATGAACTGGAAATGGCAGATGGTTGATTCCCAAATCAATCTTCGCGGTGGTCAAAGATCGCCTCTTTCTGATCACTATGGTTTGCGTGCGCAGTTAAATCTTGAACAAGGTTCTATTGCAGCTGATTGGAAAACAGTTCCTGAAAGAGCTGCTGCGCTCAAAAATATGCTCGAAACTGCACGTAAGCATTTGCAAGCGGCTGAAAATTCTGATTATGACTACTACATCTCGTTGATGGATAAAATCATCGCGCAGCTTGATAGACAGTCCGGACCAGTTTGGGACTATTTGATTCAGTTTAACTAGGGGCTCAATGAAGATTTTCGCTTTTTTCGCACTCATAATTTCACTGGCGCCAAGGGCCGAAGCGGCTCGTTATATCGTCATAATGAAAGACGAAGCTCCGCTGTTTTCGGCGCACCCTTCGTTTGAGCGAGAAATTGTGGGACATGTGGAATCCAGTCTGCATCAGATCGGTACTTACATTGTTCAAACAGAAGATTCCTCGGATGTTGAACGTCTGAAACAGAATCCTGATGTGGTTTTGGTCGAAGAAGATCAAATCATTCCTTATGAATTAGAAATTCCCCTTTACCTGCAACGTGCAGAACTTAACATCAGCGGACGTGCTCCCGCGGATACTCCTGTGGCAGGTGTGCCGTGGGGAATAGCTGCGATCAAGGCACCGGCGGCTTGGCCACTTTCCCGTCAAGGGGAGGGCGCTCGTGTTTTGTTGATCGATAGCGGTCTTGATAAAACTCATCCGTCACTTAAAGGTAACTTCGAAAGAGGTCGCGACTTTACTGGTGAAAGCGATGGCAGTGATATCACAGATATTCGCGGTCACGGAACTCACGTGGCGGGCATTATCGCCGCCAAACAAGACGTGAACGGCTTTACGGGTGTGGCGCCAAAAGCAAAACTTTTAATGGCTCGTGCCTGTTTTGAAAAAGGTTGCTCAACCGCTGCCATGATTGCAGCGATTAACTGGGGCGTGACTCAAAAAGTTGACGTGATGAATATTTCTATTTCAGGAATTTCTTCCACGGCAGCTCAAGACGAAGCAATCAAACGTGCCGACAAGGCCGGTATCGCGGTTGTCGCCTCCAGTGGTAACTGGGGTTCAAATCGTGTGTTCTTTCCAGCGGCTCTGCCCACGGTGATCGCAGTGGGTGCGGTGGACCCAAGCATGCTTCGTGCGACGTTTTCACAATATGGCCCGGAGCTCGCCTTGGTAGCACCTGGCGTGGATGTGTATTCAACATTCCCAGCAACTCGCGGGAAAGTTCATTCCGTAAAAATCGAAACATCGACCGGCTTTTCTGTAAAGTATCTGGCCAGCACCTTCGGCGGCACACGTGAAGTTCGAAACTCCTTAAAAGGAGAGCTCGTGAGCGTGGGCGAGGGAGATACGATGGCCGACTATGACGGGAAAAACGTCAAAGGTCGCTTTGTCCTGGTTCGCCGAGGCAAAGGCAAGTTCATGAATAAAATCAATAACGCCATCAAAGCCGGCGCGACTGCGATTATCTTCGTTAACAATCGCCCAGGCCTGGAAGTGGGCAGATTCACGGATAAGGATAAAACCTTACCGATATCGATTTTCATGATCGAAAACAAAAACTCGCAAGTGATCGAAGACCGTCTGGCACGTGGGGAATCGGTGGTGGCTACTTTGCAGGCCACCTCCTCAGGATTCCAAGTCCTAAGCGGCACGTCTATGGCAGCGCCTCACGTGACGGGCGTCGTCGCCCTGATGAAAGCTGCCAACAAGAAGCTTAAATCCGCCCAAATTAAGAAAATCTTAATGGCGACAGTCACACCGCCAACCGCTGACAATTTGAAAAATGAGTACGGCAAAGGCATTCTGAATGCTGAGCAGGCCGTCCGATTTTCGACGCGCATTGACTCTGCTGGTAAAGCTGAATACCTGATGCCAGAGCTCTCTGTAACGCATTAAAAAGAGCTTGGCCGTTAAATTTGCCTTTATTATAATCAAATATGAACTCCCGGGAGCGATCCTATAGCTCAACTGGATAGAGCTTACGTTTCCTAAACGTCAGATCCCCGTTCAAGTCGGGGTAGGATCACCAATCACAACCTTCGTGGGTTTCTATGGACTCACTTTTTTACCTTTGCGAAACAGTAATTAGCACATTTTGAAGTGCTAACATAAAGTGCGACCCATGTTGGAAATCAAAAAAATCGGAATACTCTTAGCGACTGCGCTTTGTTTTGCCTTACCGGCACATGCAAAGAAGGTTTTCCGTGTTTTGATGGAAGACAACTGGCCGCCCTACGCTTACGTGAAGGACGGTCAACCCGCAGGTCTTTCCATTGACCTGGTTAAGGCCGCCATGCGTCTGGAAGGGGCCGAGGTTCAAATTCAGCAAGTCCCTTATCTACGTTGTATGGCCCTGACTGAGCCCGAGGGCAAAGAAGTGGCTTGCGCCAATACCGCAAAAAACGAAGAGCTGGCGGCAAAATATGTTTTCCCTAACAACTACCTTTTCCGCAGCCGCGGTCTGATTGTCGCGAACAAACGCTATGTGAAAGAAGCCCTTAAAAAACCAAAAAAGATTTCAGATCTCGAATATAAAACAGTGGCGTTGCCAAGTGGTTTTACTTTTGGTCCTGAGTTTGACGACAACACTCGCATCGTTCGTTACTACACCGTGAACGATATGACCGCGCTTCGCTTGGTTGAGTCGGGTCGTGTGAAGTTCGCAGCGATTGATGAAATGGTTTTGTATTATTACCTGAACCATCACCCAGAACTTAAAGATGCTTTGACGACGGTTATCGATCTTTCTAATGAGCCTATCTACATGCAGCTTTCAAAAACGCAGCCTGAAGCCATCGAGCTTCGCGAAAAGTTTGAACGTGGAATGGCCGCTCTTAAGGCCTCTCCTGAATACGATGCACTTTTGCAGAAGTACTTAGGTAAGGGAATTCCTGTCGATAAGTTTAAATAATTAAATTCTAGGGGAGTTTGAGTTTTTCGCTCATCGGTTTGTTCGCATCAAACAAGGCGTGGATCTTATTCCACTTCTCACACGTTGGCGATTCAATGAAAACACGTTCGCCTGTCCACGGGTGTGTGAACTCGATACTTCGTGCTTTCAAACACAAGCCTTCGATACCCAATTCATTTCTAAAAAAACGATTGTGATGGGAGTCGCCGTGATAAGCGTCCCCCAACAATGGATGCGAAATACGATTAAAGTGACGGCGGATTTGATGATAGCGACCGGAGTGCGGTTTTACTTCCATCAAAGAATAGCGAGCTGCGGGGAATTTTTTTCCCACGGCCACCGGAATTTCGATAGTTGCCTGTCGGATGAAAGACGTGTGAGCATCCACCAAATTTCCGGTGGAATCGAGTTCCAAAGGAACTTTGATATCGCCTGATTCTGGCACAAAGCCACGCGCCACCGCCCAATAAGTTTTTTGCGGAGAACGCTCCGCAAACATTTTGCAGATCGTGCCTGCTGCCTGGGATGAAAGAGCAAAAAGCAAAACACCACTGGTCGCCGCATCTAAGCGGTGCACCGGATACACATGTTGCTTCATCATATTGCGCACCAGATACAGGCAGATTTTATCGCGGGGAATTTTGTACTGCGAATCCTCGGGAGGATGGACGTGAAAACCCGAGGGTTTGTCGACGGCTATAAAATGAGGGTCTTGGTACAAAAGCTTCATGGGCTCCAGAACCTAGGGGGCTAGCCTCCTTTTGTCCAGTGAATCCTCTGTACGTTTGCAAAAGCTTTTAAAAAAATGGTTCTTGCCCCGGTGATAACGGATTCTAAAGACACTGGGGAGGTTTCCATGAAATCGAAGAAGGTTCTATTTGTTGCAACCAACTGCAACCGCCTGGGTGATACGGGGTTAAGAACAGGAGCCTTTCTATCGGAACTGACTCATCCTTATCAAGAAATTCAATCCGCCGGATATGAGATCGATATTGCCAGTCCGTTGGGGGGAGAGATTCCGTTGGATGGTGTGAAGATGGATGATCCCATCAATGCCGTGTGGATGAACGATGAGGACTTTCTGGAGAAAGTCGCAGGCAGTTTATCCGCCGAGGAAGTTCGCCCCGAAAATTATTGCGCGATTTTCTTTGCTGGCGGTCACGGTGCGATGTTCGATCTTCCCCAAAATAAAAAGTTACAGGAAATCACTTCCGAAATTTGGGAAAACGACGGCGTAGTTGCAGCTGTTTGTCATGGGGCTGCGGGCTTGGTGAATGTCAAAACCTCTCAAGGAACTTATTTGATCAAAGATCACGAAATCGCGGCCTTTAGTAACTCCGAAGAGGAAGCTGTCGGAATGGAAAACGTCGTACCGTTCTTGCTTCAGGATAAAATTCAATCCCGGGGAGCCACTTACACGCATGCTTCAAAGTTTGCCGCTCACGTGGTTAAAAGTGGACGCCTGGTCACGGGGCAAAATCCAGCCTCGGCCATGGGAGTTGGTCAAAGTGTTGTCGAAGTTTTGGAATTCATTGAAGACGGTCGCGAAGTCCCAGCAGTCAACTGGTGTGAATGGCACGTGAGTCCCTAGCCGGATCAATGTGCACTTGCTGGAGCTCTTTGAGGGCTTTGTGCTTTTAAAAGCAATTGCAAGGACTCATTTTGTTTTTTGAGAAGTTCATTTTGTTCACGAATCACAGCAAGCTCTGCTTCGACCTTCGTTAAACGCTCCTCTTGAGAAGCGAATTTTGCGGTGAACTCCTTGTAAAGATCTTTAATGGCATTGACGACGGCCCAGTGAATCGGATCCACATTCAATTCTAGATATCCATCTTTACGTGTTGTGACGGCATCGGGAATTACTTTTTGAACTTCTTGCGCAATGAAGCCCGTCTTTTGGAAATCAGAGGGCAGTTGCAGAGGATTATCTTTTTTGTAGGAATAGCGGACAGTGTGAAGCTTCAATACTTCGTTTAAGCCGTATTCATAATCTCCGTGAATGTCTTTAAGGCGGGCATCGGAAGCATTGGTCCAAGCTGTTCCGGTCGACAAACCCGCCGTGCCGACGACATGCAATCTGTAAGAGGGGCTCGTTGTCCCCATGCCGACATAACCTGTTGTGCGGGCAATGGAGATTCCTGGTACTTCAGTCCCCCCACTGAGCATTGTTAAGTCCAAGGTGTTATTCGTACTTTGATAGCGAACGATGGCACCGTTTTCGATCGCATCTTCCGTTAGTTTAATAGTGGGGCCGATGACATCGTTACTAGCGCTTTGTATTCTCATGGTCGGGTTCGTCGCTCCATATAGATCAAAGAGATAACTTGGAGTTGTTCCGATACCAACCAGGCCGCCCGCAGTAATTCTGACGCGCTCAATAGCATTCGTGCCGGCATCAGGACGAGTGGCTAATGACATATCCGATCCGCGATTGTTAGCGGTTGTAGTTGAAGTCGACATAGAAATGAACCCCGCGCGGCGGATGCTCGTGTTATTAGCACTATCAAGCCATTCGATATTTCCCAGGTTTACACCTAAGGCATCGGACGCATTTGAAGTTAATTGCAGATTTCCGGAGCCATTGGCAGCAGTCGTTGCCGTACCTTTCAGAGTCAGATAATTTCTGCCCGAGTAGAGGGAATCCATACCTGGAGAACTCGTACCAATGCCGACATCCCCATATTCATTGATACGCATGCGTTCGGTGAGGGTGTTGGTGTTGAAAGTATCGCCCACAGTATCGCCAATCGCCGTGTAGAAAACCATTTGGCCGCTGGATTCCCCGTGGGCAGTGCCGTGATCTTTTCCGACTTTAACAGCGATACGTCCCTGTGGATTTGAGGGGTTGGTCGTGTTGCCATCAAACATCGCGAAGTCAACGCTCACGGCAGAAAGATCATTAACGTCTGTAGTTGCGCCATTGTTTCCGGATTTTAAATAAAGTGCCGTTGTATTTCCAGAGACATCAGGCCCCGTGATTTGGAATAAAGGAACGCCATTGGTAAATGTACCAACGTTCAAGACATATTTAGAAGCATCAAAATTCATGGCTAAAGGTGCGGCACCCGTATCGTCATAAGAATTGAGGTAAAGGCCACTTGACCCTTGTATATAAAGGTCGCCGCGATAACGGGTTGTTTGACTGCGCAATCTTAAATTAGCAGTCGTTCCATTGTCAGAGCCGTTGTCGACCGTGAGTTTTTGGGCAGGCGAAGCCGTGCCGATACCGACGTTACCGCTGCTTGTGTATATCGGTGAATTCGCTAGGGTCGCACTGGCACTGTAAAAAGGGATATACCCTGTAGTGCCTGAGCCAGAGAGCGTTCCCGAAGGCAAATCAGCTAAAACCAAAGATCTAAATGTCGGAGTCGCCGTCGAATTTGTTGGTCCTGCAAATACTAAGTTCGCAGATTGCGACGCAAAGTTAGAACCTGTGATCGCGATTGTCGTACATACGAATGAGTCCGAAGCTGAACTCCAAATGACGGCTTGGCCTGCCGAGCAAGTTGTTGATGGCCAAGGACTGACGGAAGATGAGTTCAAAAGATCCGTATATGTTAGTTTAGTCGCCAACCAAGCAGCACCACTCCATCTTAAAGTTTGGCCTGTTGCCGAACCATTGGAAATAGAGATAACTGGAGTGGAAGTTCCCGTTGCGACACTTAAAGGAGCCGAAGCCGTCACGCTTGTGACAGTTCCATTGGTTGGAGTCACCCATTTCAAGCCACTGGTCTGAGCGCTATCCGCGGTTAAGACTTGTCCATCGGTTCCCACAGCCAAGCGCACATTATTAGTGCCATCGCGAGTGATTAAATCACCTTTGGTTGTTACCGGGCTGAGGGCATTGAAGCCTGCCGTGTTCGTACTTTGTCCTGTACCACCTTTAGTAATCGGCACCACAGCAGACAAATTTGCAGGTGATATATTAGTTAAGGCCGAACCATCGACGGCAGGAAGTTTTGCTGAAGAATCCAATTGAACGATTTGGCTTGCACCAGTTCCAACGTTGACTGCCAAGGTGACTGTTCCCGATGTTCCTCCACCAGTTAAGCCTGTGCTTGCTGTCACTCCGGTGATGGTGCCTGAATTCGAGGAGTCTGCAGCCGGGGCCCACTTTGTGCCATTGTATTTTAAGACCTGCCCCGTGGTTGGTGCCGTCGTGTCGACGCTGACACCTTTAATTTTATCTACGGAGGTGGTGCTTTGGGTGCCACTCACATCTCCGCTTAAGGACCCCGTAAATCCCGCCGCATTTCCAGAAATATTGCCACTGATTTTTGCCGCAGATATTGTTCCAGAAATTTGCGACTCTGTGATTGAAATCGTATAACAATCAAATTTATTTGCCGGGGTTATAAACGACAACGACTGACCGGCAGTACAAGTTGTTGGGAACATCGTTGAATCAACTTTATTTGAGAGCTGAGTACTTAATCCTGAAATATCAGAGATTGCTAAAGTCGCTGCCAACCAGGCACTACTGCCATCGTATCGTAGTACTTGCCCTGATGTCGGCGCTGTTGAGCTGACATTGACACCTTGAATTTTCGTTGCGTTGCCAAAGCGTGAGTCGTTACCGGCAGCCACAGTTCCCGCGGCTGTGCCTATGCTGATTCCGATGACCGGAATAGAGCTTGTCCCAGATTTCGTCAGAGGCGATGTCACGTTAACGTCACTGACTGTGCCGCTGCCTCCGGAGTCATTTTGACAAGAGAATGTTGAACCGTCATAGGTCAAATATTGACCGAGTGTACAAGTGGCTACATTCGTTTTCAAAACGAAATCTGTTGGTAAGTTATTTCCCAATCGAGCGGAGGAATAAGAAAATGTGGCAAAGGGCACTGAGCGAATTTCTGAACTTGGTGTGATGGCATTCCAGCCATTGCCGTCGTGGAATTGAACTTTCAGAAGCCGTGTTTCATTTTCAGCGGCAGTATAGGTGCCGCCTCCGGCGCAATCTAAAGCCACGGAGTTTTTAAACGCATCACGAATATCAGCGGTGGGACCGGTAGGAAAAAGGCGGGTGCCGACACCGATTGGAACGTCAAAGACACCTTTCGTTCCTTGCATATTCACGTGATCTTTTTGCTCGCGATAGAATACGCAATTTCCAGTGGCATTTGTAATTTCAAAGGCAAAGCTTACGTTATTGTATTCAAGGGGGTTGCCATCAGAACGAAGAATTCGTCCCTGATAGTTAAATGAATCTGGAGAGGCAGACGCAATGCTGCCTACAAAGGAAATCAAAATGA contains these protein-coding regions:
- a CDS encoding tail fiber domain-containing protein, with protein sequence MRSCTSLILILISFVGSIASASPDSFNYQGRILRSDGNPLEYNNVSFAFEITNATGNCVFYREQKDHVNMQGTKGVFDVPIGVGTRLFPTGPTADIRDAFKNSVALDCAGGGTYTAAENETRLLKVQFHDGNGWNAITPSSEIRSVPFATFSYSSARLGNNLPTDFVLKTNVATCTLGQYLTYDGSTFSCQNDSGGSGTVSDVNVTSPLTKSGTSSIPVIGISIGTAAGTVAAGNDSRFGNATKIQGVNVSSTAPTSGQVLRYDGSSAWLAATLAISDISGLSTQLSNKVDSTMFPTTCTAGQSLSFITPANKFDCYTISITESQISGTISAAKISGNISGNAAGFTGSLSGDVSGTQSTTSVDKIKGVSVDTTAPTTGQVLKYNGTKWAPAADSSNSGTITGVTASTGLTGGGTSGTVTLAVNVGTGASQIVQLDSSAKLPAVDGSALTNISPANLSAVVPITKGGTGQSTNTAGFNALSPVTTKGDLITRDGTNNVRLAVGTDGQVLTADSAQTSGLKWVTPTNGTVTSVTASAPLSVATGTSTPVISISNGSATGQTLRWSGAAWLATKLTYTDLLNSSSVSPWPSTTCSAGQAVIWSSASDSFVCTTIAITGSNFASQSANLVFAGPTNSTATPTFRSLVLADLPSGTLSGSGTTGYIPFYSASATLANSPIYTSSGNVGIGTASPAQKLTVDNGSDNGTTANLRLRSQTTRYRGDLYIQGSSGLYLNSYDDTGAAPLAMNFDASKYVLNVGTFTNGVPLFQITGPDVSGNTTALYLKSGNNGATTDVNDLSAVSVDFAMFDGNTTNPSNPQGRIAVKVGKDHGTAHGESSGQMVFYTAIGDTVGDTFNTNTLTERMRINEYGDVGIGTSSPGMDSLYSGRNYLTLKGTATTAANGSGNLQLTSNASDALGVNLGNIEWLDSANNTSIRRAGFISMSTSTTTANNRGSDMSLATRPDAGTNAIERVRITAGGLVGIGTTPSYLFDLYGATNPTMRIQSASNDVIGPTIKLTEDAIENGAIVRYQSTNNTLDLTMLSGGTEVPGISIARTTGYVGMGTTSPSYRLHVVGTAGLSTGTAWTNASDARLKDIHGDYEYGLNEVLKLHTVRYSYKKDNPLQLPSDFQKTGFIAQEVQKVIPDAVTTRKDGYLELNVDPIHWAVVNAIKDLYKEFTAKFASQEERLTKVEAELAVIREQNELLKKQNESLQLLLKAQSPQRAPASAH